From the genome of Gemmatimonas phototrophica, one region includes:
- a CDS encoding dicarboxylate/amino acid:cation symporter yields the protein MSDATRPSSLRSQGVQVTLGLLAGLALGMLLSQQSTPTAITGGLLATLDVVGTAWINAVRMTVIPLVVPLLIVGVAGGDDLRATGAVGAKAFGWMLVLLVACAVFSSVVSTVWFESLVLDPAATTRLRESAKIDVPSSDALSVRTFILSLIPLNPIKAAADGTLLPVVLFTLLYAFALGRVAETPRAAQLSFFRGMADTMLVVVRWMLALGGIGIFALATVLGQKLGTNVLGAIGFYFLVNIVLHLIATAAIYVAVAVSGRVSLRDFARALVPASVVGMGSRSSLASLPAMVKGATDVLRLPPTATGFVLPLCASVFKLTSAIYWVVGALFIAKLYGIDLSTANLALVAASSVVLNFSTPGIPSGGMLLQVPLYASIGLPVEGIGILIALDTLPDMFKTLLNVTADMFVAVMTVPRAEVP from the coding sequence ATGTCCGACGCTACCAGACCCTCTTCACTCCGTTCGCAGGGCGTACAGGTCACGCTGGGGCTCCTGGCGGGCCTCGCCCTGGGGATGCTGCTCTCGCAGCAGTCAACGCCCACCGCCATCACCGGCGGCCTGCTGGCCACCCTCGATGTGGTGGGGACGGCGTGGATCAATGCCGTGCGCATGACGGTCATTCCGCTGGTGGTGCCGCTGCTCATCGTTGGCGTGGCCGGTGGTGATGACCTGCGGGCTACCGGCGCCGTGGGAGCGAAGGCCTTTGGCTGGATGCTGGTGCTGCTGGTGGCCTGCGCCGTGTTCTCGAGCGTCGTCTCCACGGTGTGGTTCGAATCGCTGGTGCTCGATCCGGCGGCGACCACGCGACTGCGTGAGTCGGCAAAGATTGATGTGCCATCGTCCGACGCGTTGTCGGTGCGCACGTTCATCCTGTCGCTCATCCCCCTCAATCCCATCAAGGCCGCCGCCGACGGGACCCTGTTGCCGGTGGTGCTCTTCACGCTGCTCTACGCGTTTGCCTTGGGCCGAGTAGCGGAAACTCCGCGCGCCGCGCAGCTGTCGTTCTTTCGCGGCATGGCTGACACCATGCTCGTGGTGGTGCGCTGGATGCTCGCCCTTGGGGGCATTGGCATCTTCGCGTTGGCCACGGTGCTGGGGCAAAAGCTGGGCACCAATGTGCTGGGGGCCATCGGCTTTTACTTCCTCGTCAATATCGTCCTGCATCTCATTGCCACCGCGGCCATTTACGTGGCGGTCGCGGTTTCCGGGCGGGTGTCATTGCGCGACTTTGCGCGCGCTCTCGTGCCGGCATCCGTGGTGGGCATGGGATCGCGCAGTTCACTGGCCAGCTTGCCCGCCATGGTCAAGGGGGCCACGGACGTGTTGCGCCTGCCGCCCACCGCTACCGGCTTTGTGCTGCCGCTGTGTGCGAGTGTCTTCAAGCTGACCAGCGCCATTTATTGGGTGGTGGGCGCGCTGTTCATTGCCAAGCTGTATGGCATTGACCTGAGCACCGCCAACCTCGCACTCGTCGCCGCGTCGAGTGTCGTGCTGAACTTCAGCACACCCGGCATCCCCAGCGGCGGCATGCTGCTGCAAGTGCCGCTTTACGCGAGCATCGGATTGCCGGTGGAGGGCATTGGCATTCTCATTGCGCTCGACACGTTGCCGGACATGTTCAAGACGCTGCTCAACGTGACCGCCGATATGTTTGTGGCGGTGATGACAGTGCCGAGAGCCGAAGTGCCCTGA
- the mnmA gene encoding tRNA 2-thiouridine(34) synthase MnmA produces MTPSPALPFTPQKGDRVLVAMSGGVDSSVAAALLVDAGCDVVGVTMKLHGDGADVPDRPCCSLDATSDARRVCETLGIPHYVTNLVDNFGHDVLDDFVQEYARGRTPIPCVRCNTFTKFRDLLVKADAIDAPWLATGHYARMGRVGDSAVMLRGLDAGKDQSYFLWGIDRPVLDRLVLPIGTQTKAETRDIARRFGLRTAEKIESQDICFVPDGDHVRVIAEHLGADAPALQPGPLRLASGEVVGEHQGFARYTIGQRKGLPGGFADPMFVVEIVPAERAVVIGPREALLGRGVEAREVNWLADAPRVGAPIQVQVRNRARPSAATVVRLDGDGIELALDEPIQAISPGQSLVMYDGDVVLGGGVIERGMAGAAPVARTRSLPLLAG; encoded by the coding sequence ATGACACCGTCCCCCGCCCTCCCCTTCACGCCGCAAAAAGGCGACCGCGTTCTCGTGGCCATGAGTGGCGGCGTGGACTCGAGCGTGGCCGCGGCGTTGCTGGTGGACGCAGGGTGTGATGTGGTGGGTGTCACCATGAAATTGCACGGCGACGGCGCGGATGTGCCCGACCGTCCGTGCTGTTCACTTGATGCCACCAGTGATGCGCGCCGGGTGTGCGAGACCCTCGGGATTCCGCACTACGTGACCAACCTCGTAGACAACTTTGGCCACGACGTGCTGGATGACTTCGTGCAGGAGTACGCACGCGGCCGTACGCCCATTCCGTGCGTGCGTTGCAACACGTTCACGAAGTTCCGCGATCTGCTGGTCAAAGCCGACGCGATTGATGCACCGTGGCTGGCCACCGGCCACTACGCGCGCATGGGACGCGTGGGCGACAGCGCCGTGATGTTGCGCGGGCTCGATGCCGGCAAAGACCAGAGCTACTTCCTCTGGGGCATTGACCGGCCGGTACTGGACCGGCTGGTGCTGCCCATTGGTACGCAGACCAAGGCGGAGACGCGCGACATAGCGCGGCGGTTCGGGCTGCGCACCGCGGAGAAAATCGAAAGTCAGGACATCTGCTTTGTGCCCGATGGCGATCACGTACGCGTGATTGCTGAACACCTTGGTGCCGACGCGCCGGCGTTGCAGCCTGGCCCCCTGCGCCTCGCCAGTGGCGAAGTGGTGGGCGAGCATCAGGGCTTTGCGCGCTACACCATTGGGCAGCGCAAAGGGCTGCCCGGCGGATTCGCCGACCCCATGTTCGTGGTGGAGATCGTGCCGGCGGAGCGGGCGGTGGTAATTGGGCCACGCGAAGCGTTGCTGGGGCGCGGCGTTGAGGCGCGCGAGGTCAACTGGCTCGCCGATGCCCCACGCGTTGGCGCGCCCATTCAGGTGCAGGTGAGAAACCGCGCCCGCCCATCGGCGGCCACGGTGGTACGGCTGGATGGCGACGGTATTGAGCTCGCGCTCGACGAGCCCATTCAGGCCATTTCGCCGGGGCAGTCGCTGGTCATGTACGACGGTGACGTCGTACTGGGCGGCGGCGTTATTGAGCGGGGGATGGCGGGTGCCGCCCCGGTAGCACGAACGCGCTCGCTGCCACTCCTGGCCGGGTAA
- a CDS encoding cysteine desulfurase family protein, whose product MSHSPVYLDHAATTPVRDEVMAAMAPFFGPRFGNPSSVHRWGREARVALDEARERLAACLGANSDELCFTSGGTEGDNFAILGAYRTLKTQGRTAAISTPIEHKAVLAAVHQVAHEGGEERLVRVDANGLVDHDHFAQLLDAQAAVASVMWVNNEVGVIQDVPTLAAMAKAAGVVFHTDGVQAFGKVAVNARTQPFDLLTISGHKIGAPKGIGALYIRRDTPLEPLLHGGSQDRGRRPGTENVAFAVGLATAAELLLAEQDHEHTRLMALRNALEQGLRERIPGAVIHGASAPRAVHVVNVSIPGMNSESLLMALDLRGIACSAGSACQSGSVSASHVLSAMGVSPELANAALRLSLGCLSTPECITRTVEVLGTLADKVRQPKAAPVFETVEF is encoded by the coding sequence ATGTCCCACTCCCCCGTGTACCTCGACCACGCCGCCACCACGCCGGTGCGCGACGAGGTCATGGCCGCCATGGCCCCATTCTTTGGCCCCCGTTTCGGGAACCCCAGCAGTGTCCATCGCTGGGGGCGCGAGGCGCGTGTGGCCCTCGACGAGGCCCGCGAGCGTCTCGCCGCCTGCCTCGGCGCCAACTCCGACGAGCTCTGCTTCACCTCCGGGGGCACCGAGGGGGACAACTTTGCCATTCTGGGCGCCTATCGCACCCTCAAGACGCAGGGGCGGACCGCCGCCATCTCCACGCCCATTGAGCACAAGGCCGTACTCGCGGCCGTGCATCAGGTAGCGCACGAGGGGGGGGAAGAGCGCCTCGTGCGGGTAGATGCCAACGGATTGGTGGACCATGACCACTTTGCCCAACTGCTCGACGCCCAGGCCGCTGTGGCGAGCGTCATGTGGGTGAACAACGAAGTGGGCGTCATTCAGGACGTGCCAACACTGGCGGCCATGGCCAAGGCCGCCGGCGTGGTCTTTCATACCGACGGTGTACAGGCCTTTGGCAAGGTCGCGGTAAACGCGCGCACGCAGCCGTTCGACCTGCTTACCATCTCCGGCCACAAGATTGGCGCCCCCAAGGGAATTGGGGCGCTGTACATCCGTCGGGACACGCCGCTCGAACCGTTGCTGCACGGCGGCTCACAGGATCGTGGGCGCCGCCCCGGCACCGAAAACGTGGCCTTCGCGGTGGGACTGGCCACGGCTGCCGAGCTGCTGCTGGCCGAACAGGACCATGAACACACCCGGCTCATGGCGTTGCGCAATGCGCTTGAGCAGGGCCTGCGTGAGCGTATTCCCGGCGCCGTTATTCACGGGGCGAGTGCCCCGCGCGCGGTGCACGTGGTGAACGTGTCCATCCCGGGGATGAACAGCGAGTCGCTGCTCATGGCGTTGGATCTTCGCGGCATCGCCTGCAGCGCCGGATCGGCCTGTCAGAGTGGGAGCGTATCGGCGTCGCACGTGTTGAGCGCCATGGGCGTGTCCCCGGAGCTGGCCAACGCCGCGCTGCGTTTGTCACTGGGGTGCCTCAGCACCCCGGAATGCATCACGCGTACCGTGGAGGTGCTGGGCACGCTGGCCGACAAGGTCCGCCAGCCCAAGGCGGCTCCCGTTTTCGAAACCGTCGAGTTCTGA
- a CDS encoding cyclase family protein has product MSTRDQRHLDISIPMGRSTPEWPGDQPFSCGWTCRREDGSSVNLAAITTSFHVGTHADAPLHVHSAWPASEALALDAFVGPVRVIELPVGYDITQDLEVEQMITLLGGIVPLRVLLRTQHSVAGGAFPLDWPCLSASAASWLVSQGLRLWGVDAPSVDRRESKTLDVHHALLGHEAFVLENLDLRDVPTGAYELLAPPLLVYGADAAPVRALLRPLT; this is encoded by the coding sequence ATGAGCACTCGTGACCAGCGACACCTCGACATCTCCATTCCCATGGGCCGCAGCACGCCCGAGTGGCCCGGCGACCAGCCGTTCAGCTGCGGCTGGACCTGCCGTCGCGAAGACGGCAGCAGTGTGAACCTCGCGGCGATCACCACCAGCTTTCACGTGGGGACACACGCCGATGCCCCGCTGCATGTGCACTCGGCATGGCCGGCGTCGGAAGCGCTGGCACTGGATGCCTTTGTGGGGCCGGTACGGGTGATTGAACTGCCGGTGGGGTACGACATCACGCAGGACCTTGAGGTCGAGCAGATGATCACGCTGCTCGGCGGCATCGTGCCGTTGCGGGTGCTGCTGCGCACGCAGCATTCCGTCGCCGGTGGCGCGTTCCCGCTGGATTGGCCGTGCCTGTCCGCGTCGGCCGCTTCGTGGCTGGTGAGCCAGGGGCTTCGCCTGTGGGGCGTGGATGCTCCCAGTGTGGACCGACGGGAGAGCAAAACGCTGGACGTGCATCACGCGCTGCTCGGCCACGAGGCGTTCGTGTTGGAGAATCTCGATTTACGCGACGTGCCCACCGGGGCGTATGAACTGCTGGCCCCACCGTTGTTGGTGTACGGCGCCGACGCGGCGCCGGTACGGGCGTTACTCCGGCCGCTGACGTAG
- a CDS encoding MBL fold metallo-hydrolase, which produces MRGIQSGLAALLLSSCAPREEPVLPSIQNAAGDSATTSWCSALPRAVNAAFERVPVPGDWHEVYQVEPGVFAIVEPRQFQEAISYLLVGTSSALLFDSGIGLVPLRPVVDALTTLPVSVLNSHSHFDHVGANFEFTDVLALDHPFTQANERGKAHLEVASEVAVDAFCGRPPAVADTATFRSRSWRVARRVASGDTIDLGGRTLEIVAAPGHTPDAIVLLDRANGLLMTGDSYYDSVLWFFSSETDLVAYEQTMTRLAALAPSLRRLLPAHNTISAPPSRLVAVAAAVRTLRAGGGVRRTQGTTQEQVTIGDVRFLVRANTPPITAPDSSRR; this is translated from the coding sequence ATGCGCGGAATCCAGAGCGGGCTTGCCGCCTTGTTGCTGTCGTCGTGTGCACCGCGCGAAGAGCCGGTATTGCCGAGCATACAGAACGCCGCTGGGGATTCCGCGACAACTTCGTGGTGCAGCGCCCTGCCCCGTGCCGTAAACGCCGCCTTCGAGCGAGTGCCAGTACCGGGAGACTGGCACGAGGTGTATCAGGTGGAGCCTGGTGTGTTCGCGATTGTGGAGCCGCGACAGTTTCAGGAAGCCATCTCGTATCTTCTGGTTGGCACCAGCAGCGCCTTGCTGTTCGACAGCGGCATTGGGCTGGTACCGCTGCGGCCCGTGGTGGATGCACTCACCACGCTGCCCGTATCCGTGCTCAACTCGCATTCGCATTTCGATCACGTGGGAGCGAACTTCGAGTTTACCGATGTGCTGGCCCTCGATCACCCGTTCACGCAGGCCAACGAGCGCGGCAAGGCACATCTGGAAGTGGCGAGTGAAGTGGCCGTCGACGCTTTTTGCGGCCGCCCGCCGGCGGTTGCCGATACGGCCACGTTTCGATCGCGATCGTGGCGGGTGGCCCGGCGGGTGGCCAGTGGTGACACGATAGATCTGGGCGGTCGAACGCTCGAGATTGTCGCCGCCCCGGGACACACACCGGATGCCATCGTGTTGCTCGACCGTGCCAACGGGTTGCTCATGACCGGGGACTCGTACTACGACTCGGTGTTGTGGTTTTTTTCGAGCGAGACGGACCTTGTGGCCTACGAGCAGACCATGACACGGCTCGCGGCGCTGGCGCCATCGCTGCGGCGGCTGCTTCCGGCGCACAATACCATCTCTGCGCCGCCGTCGCGTTTGGTTGCTGTAGCAGCGGCGGTGCGCACACTCCGCGCCGGCGGCGGGGTACGCCGTACACAGGGGACGACACAGGAGCAGGTCACCATTGGGGATGTCCGCTTTCTCGTGCGCGCCAACACGCCACCAATCACCGCGCCCGATAGCAGCAGACGATAG
- the bshB1 gene encoding bacillithiol biosynthesis deacetylase BshB1: protein MSLDLLAVGPHRDDVELTCGGTLIKAVDDGKRVGILDLTQGEMGTRGSAELRAQEAETARQVMGVHVRQNLGLPDAGITNDNETRTALVQVIRQLRPRVVIAPAPRGRHPDHRRTTELVRDACFLAGLKRYAPGDHEPFRPFKLLHVITYREDYTKPTFVVNITAQFERKLNAIKVYGSQFDGTTQAGEVYPNGEPLYDMVRHHAAHYGSLIRTQYGEPFFTDETMDVADVTSLGVSTF, encoded by the coding sequence ATGTCGCTCGACCTGTTGGCCGTTGGTCCGCATCGTGACGATGTCGAACTCACGTGCGGTGGTACGCTCATCAAAGCCGTGGACGATGGGAAACGGGTAGGCATTCTGGATCTCACGCAGGGCGAGATGGGAACGCGCGGATCGGCGGAGCTGCGGGCGCAGGAGGCGGAAACCGCGCGGCAGGTCATGGGCGTGCACGTGCGGCAGAATCTCGGGTTGCCCGACGCGGGCATCACGAACGACAACGAGACACGGACAGCACTGGTGCAGGTCATTCGTCAGTTGCGCCCGCGAGTGGTCATTGCCCCCGCACCACGCGGACGTCATCCCGACCATCGGCGTACCACGGAACTCGTGCGCGATGCCTGTTTTCTGGCGGGGCTGAAACGCTACGCGCCAGGAGACCATGAGCCATTTCGTCCGTTCAAGCTGCTGCACGTGATTACGTATCGTGAGGACTATACCAAGCCCACGTTCGTGGTGAACATCACGGCCCAGTTCGAGCGCAAGCTCAACGCCATCAAGGTGTACGGCTCGCAGTTTGACGGGACCACGCAAGCGGGTGAGGTCTACCCCAACGGGGAGCCGCTCTACGACATGGTCCGTCATCATGCGGCCCACTACGGTTCGCTCATTCGTACGCAGTACGGCGAACCCTTCTTCACCGACGAGACCATGGATGTGGCGGACGTGACCTCGCTGGGCGTGTCCACATTCTGA
- the hemG gene encoding protoporphyrinogen oxidase has translation MHVLADMIGNVAPLEGDGGDSRSVAVVGAGITGLVAAYELRRRGVNVTLYEASGHTGGAIRTTHADGFLAEHGPNSFVTSAAVDTLLQQLDLQDDVVEASPGANRRYVVRNGALMPFPLSPPSMLTTGLLSFKAKLRVLLEPLVRTRTQDSDESVASFVRRRLGHEVLDYAVDPFISGIFAGDPETLSMAHAFPRVAELERQYGSLSKGLMMTRKQLANGESAATSHGGPMTASPPARARLISFVDGMQTLTDTLEAAIAGTVRLGCPVRLVHRQEARWVVDAGQDGVAQSRLADAVVMATPAHVLAAMELPASMRKLATPIERVEYPPVSTLTLGFNREDVAHALDGFGVLVPAVERRTLLGALFSSSLFPGRAPDECVTITCFVGGSRQAERAREDTDLLLERVLLDLRQLLGVRGEPVFAKHVYWSRAIPQYTVGYQSVKDAADLTEQQNPGLYLAGNFRNGVSVGDCVASGQQVAERVAAYLTRAG, from the coding sequence ATGCACGTGCTCGCTGATATGATCGGCAACGTTGCTCCTCTTGAAGGAGACGGAGGCGACTCGCGCTCCGTGGCCGTGGTGGGCGCCGGAATTACCGGACTCGTCGCGGCCTATGAGCTGCGTCGTCGCGGGGTCAACGTCACCCTGTACGAAGCCAGCGGGCACACCGGCGGAGCGATCCGCACCACGCACGCCGATGGGTTTCTCGCCGAGCACGGGCCCAATTCGTTTGTCACGTCGGCGGCCGTTGATACGCTGTTGCAGCAGCTGGATTTGCAGGACGATGTCGTGGAGGCGAGCCCAGGCGCCAACAGACGATATGTGGTGCGCAACGGTGCGCTGATGCCGTTCCCGTTGTCGCCGCCGTCCATGCTTACCACGGGCCTGCTCTCCTTCAAGGCGAAGCTGCGGGTCTTGCTGGAGCCACTGGTGCGCACACGTACGCAGGACAGCGACGAATCGGTGGCCAGCTTTGTCCGGCGGCGTCTGGGCCACGAGGTCCTCGACTACGCCGTTGATCCGTTCATCTCGGGGATCTTTGCGGGTGACCCCGAGACCCTCAGCATGGCGCATGCGTTTCCACGCGTGGCGGAGCTGGAGCGGCAGTACGGGTCACTGTCGAAGGGCTTGATGATGACGCGCAAGCAGTTGGCCAACGGGGAGAGTGCCGCCACGTCGCATGGCGGCCCAATGACCGCGTCCCCGCCGGCACGGGCTCGACTGATCAGTTTCGTAGACGGGATGCAGACGCTCACGGACACCCTCGAAGCGGCCATAGCCGGGACGGTGCGTCTGGGTTGCCCGGTGCGTCTGGTGCACCGTCAGGAAGCGCGCTGGGTAGTGGACGCCGGACAGGATGGCGTGGCGCAGTCGCGTCTGGCGGATGCCGTGGTGATGGCCACGCCGGCACACGTGTTGGCGGCCATGGAGTTGCCGGCGTCCATGCGCAAGCTGGCCACCCCCATTGAGCGTGTGGAGTACCCACCGGTCAGCACGCTCACGTTGGGATTCAACCGCGAAGACGTGGCGCATGCCCTGGATGGCTTTGGGGTGCTGGTGCCGGCAGTGGAGCGGCGCACGTTGCTGGGTGCGTTGTTCAGCTCGTCGCTGTTCCCTGGCCGTGCTCCGGACGAGTGCGTCACCATTACCTGTTTCGTGGGCGGAAGTCGTCAAGCGGAGCGCGCACGCGAGGATACCGACTTGCTCCTGGAGCGCGTGCTGCTCGACCTGCGCCAGCTTCTCGGCGTCCGTGGCGAGCCGGTATTTGCCAAGCACGTGTACTGGTCGCGTGCCATTCCGCAGTACACCGTGGGCTATCAGTCCGTGAAGGACGCCGCAGATCTCACGGAGCAGCAGAACCCCGGGCTGTATCTGGCCGGGAACTTCCGCAATGGCGTGTCGGTGGGTGACTGCGTGGCCAGTGGTCAGCAAGTGGCCGAACGGGTGGCCGCTTACCTCACCCGGGCGGGATAA
- the hemF gene encoding oxygen-dependent coproporphyrinogen oxidase: MTVATHPGDAAAATVHSRRGEVTRWIAGLHDELTSFFGRLDRGGTFIEDRWERPGGGGGVARVMTDGVTFEKAGINRSAVMGELPEAAARRLGGRGAASGTTHFFATGVSLVVHPRSPKVPTVHLNVRYFELTDEHGQLTDCWFGGGTDLTPFYPHQEDAHTFHRALHDMCSRHHAALYPQFKQWCDEYFVNTHRDNEARGVGGIFFDHLRADDERFGLDFEATQAFVTDVARVLRRAYEPIVDQRREEPFSVAEREFQLVRRGRYVEFNLVHDRGTTFGLQTNARVESVLMSLPPLAMWQYAPRYSPDSFEARLMQMLEPRDWITDVAGA, translated from the coding sequence ATGACGGTGGCGACGCACCCAGGTGACGCCGCCGCCGCGACCGTGCACAGTCGGCGTGGTGAAGTGACCCGTTGGATTGCGGGGCTGCACGATGAGCTCACCTCCTTTTTCGGACGGCTCGACCGTGGCGGCACCTTTATCGAAGATCGCTGGGAGCGTCCGGGCGGTGGCGGTGGTGTTGCCCGCGTCATGACCGATGGGGTGACCTTCGAAAAGGCCGGCATCAATCGCTCCGCCGTCATGGGCGAGTTGCCCGAGGCCGCCGCGCGGCGACTGGGTGGGCGTGGCGCGGCATCAGGAACCACACACTTTTTTGCAACCGGTGTGAGCCTGGTGGTGCACCCGCGCAGCCCCAAGGTGCCCACGGTGCATCTCAATGTGCGCTACTTCGAGCTTACCGACGAGCACGGACAGTTGACCGATTGCTGGTTCGGCGGCGGGACCGATCTCACGCCGTTCTACCCGCACCAAGAGGACGCGCACACGTTTCATCGGGCCTTGCACGACATGTGCAGTCGGCACCATGCGGCGTTGTATCCGCAGTTCAAGCAGTGGTGCGATGAGTACTTCGTGAACACGCATCGTGACAACGAAGCGCGCGGCGTTGGTGGCATCTTTTTTGATCACTTGCGCGCCGATGACGAGCGATTCGGCCTCGACTTTGAAGCGACGCAGGCGTTTGTCACTGACGTGGCGCGCGTGCTGCGCCGGGCCTACGAGCCCATCGTGGACCAACGGCGGGAAGAACCCTTCAGTGTGGCCGAACGGGAGTTCCAGCTGGTTCGTCGCGGACGGTACGTGGAATTCAATCTCGTCCACGATCGCGGGACCACCTTCGGCCTGCAAACCAACGCGCGCGTGGAAAGCGTGCTCATGAGCCTGCCTCCACTGGCGATGTGGCAGTATGCCCCCCGCTATTCCCCTGATTCATTTGAAGCGCGGCTGATGCAGATGCTGGAGCCGCGCGACTGGATAACGGACGTCGCTGGAGCGTGA
- the hemE gene encoding uroporphyrinogen decarboxylase produces the protein MNDLLLRALRRESVERPPVWMMRQAGRYLSEYRAVRAKSDFLTMCRTPELATEVTLQPIDLVGVDAAIIFSDILVIPEAMGMHLTLDEGVGPQFPSPIRTLQDLQRLRPVDPSDQLGYMLDALRMTKRALNGRVPLIGFAGAPWTLAAYMVEGKGTKQFAVAKKMLFENPTLAHQLLDQLATAVGDFLVAQVEAGAQVVQLFESWAGALGPQEFRTFSLPYLAKAALRAREAGVPVIVFAPGGGWALSEIAAATQADAIGVDWHTSPQDARRQTEPFNVALQGNLDPCTLYASPSEIRQKTHDMISAFGPVGHVANLGHGILPDMKPDHARAFIDAVKEWEWTDERVAASRAAQAPGIQLAGVP, from the coding sequence ATGAACGACCTGTTGTTGCGTGCCCTGCGCCGCGAATCCGTGGAACGTCCCCCCGTCTGGATGATGAGACAGGCTGGGCGCTACCTCTCTGAGTACCGGGCGGTACGTGCCAAGTCGGACTTCCTCACGATGTGCCGCACACCGGAACTCGCCACCGAGGTCACGCTGCAGCCCATTGATCTCGTGGGCGTCGACGCGGCCATCATCTTCAGTGATATTCTGGTCATTCCCGAAGCGATGGGTATGCACCTCACGCTGGACGAAGGCGTGGGCCCGCAGTTTCCGTCGCCTATTCGCACGCTGCAGGATCTGCAGCGGCTGCGTCCGGTGGATCCGAGCGACCAGCTGGGATACATGCTGGATGCGCTGCGCATGACCAAGCGGGCACTCAACGGACGTGTCCCGTTGATTGGCTTTGCCGGCGCACCGTGGACGTTGGCCGCCTACATGGTGGAAGGCAAAGGTACCAAGCAGTTTGCCGTCGCCAAGAAGATGCTCTTCGAGAACCCGACGCTCGCGCATCAGTTGCTGGACCAATTGGCAACCGCCGTCGGCGATTTTCTCGTGGCGCAGGTGGAAGCCGGCGCGCAGGTGGTACAGCTCTTTGAATCGTGGGCTGGCGCTCTGGGCCCGCAGGAATTCCGCACGTTTTCCCTCCCGTACCTGGCCAAGGCGGCGCTGCGGGCCCGCGAAGCGGGCGTCCCGGTGATTGTCTTTGCCCCGGGCGGGGGCTGGGCGCTCAGCGAAATTGCCGCGGCCACGCAGGCCGATGCCATCGGCGTCGATTGGCATACCTCTCCACAGGATGCCCGTCGGCAAACCGAGCCGTTCAACGTGGCGCTGCAGGGGAATCTCGATCCGTGCACGTTGTACGCGTCGCCGTCGGAGATTCGCCAGAAGACGCACGACATGATCTCCGCCTTCGGACCGGTGGGGCATGTGGCCAATCTTGGCCACGGGATTCTGCCGGACATGAAGCCGGACCACGCCCGGGCGTTCATCGACGCGGTGAAGGAATGGGAGTGGACGGATGAGCGCGTGGCCGCGTCGCGTGCCGCGCAGGCCCCCGGGATTCAGTTGGCGGGGGTGCCATGA